In the genome of Quercus robur chromosome 3, dhQueRobu3.1, whole genome shotgun sequence, one region contains:
- the LOC126717678 gene encoding cell number regulator 10-like, whose translation MNSTSQYHENSQQASFQAPVPWSSRLYDCCHDVSNCCLTCWCPCITFGRIADIVDKGSKTKYTMCGMVFCVAATGFSEVVYALIANLIGCGCLYSYPYRTKIRQQYMLEERPCGDCLVHFCCEPCALSQEYRELEARGFDMSIG comes from the exons ATGAACTCGACAAGCCAATACCACGAGAATTCCCagcaagcttcatttcaagctcCAGTTCCTTGGTCCTCTCGCCTCTATGACTGCTGCCATGACGTCTCAAATT GTTGCCTGACATGCTGGTGCCCATGCATTACCTTTGGTCGAATTGCAGATATTGTTGACAAAGGATCAAAAACTAAGTATACA ATGTGTGGCATGGTGTTTTGTGTTGCAGCTACTGGATTTAGTGAAGTAGTTTACGCACTAATTGCCAATTTGATTGGTTGTGGATGCTTGTACTCGTACCCCTATCGCACAAAAATCAGGCAGCAGTACATGTTAGAGGAGAGGCCTTGTGGGGATTGCTTGGTTCATTTCTGCTGCGAGCCATGTGCCTTAAGCCAAGAGTATCGTGAGCTTGAAGCCCGCGGATTCGACATGAGCATAGGTTGA
- the LOC126717677 gene encoding protein PLANT CADMIUM RESISTANCE 2-like: MYSSNPSAPQKYADAPPPYGQAPVTGIPVNTYQPQAAPFQVQSSAPVPWSTGLCDCCDDVGNCCITCWCPCITFGQIAEIVDRGTTSCVASGALYALINWLTGCGCLYSCCYRSKIRRQYALQEGSCGDCIVHCCCEHCALCQEYRELKHQGFDLSIGWQGNVEQRTQGVMTATAPVIQGGMNR, translated from the exons ATGTATTCATCAAACCCAAGTGCTCCCCAAAAGTATGCCGACGCGCCACCTCCATATGGGCAGGCCCCCGTGACGGGTATTCCAGTGAACACATACCAACCCCAGGCAGCTCCATTTCAGGTTCAGTCTAGTGCTCCAGTACCTTGGTCCACTGGCCTCTGTGACTGCTGCGATGATGTCGGAAATT GTTGCATAACATGTTGGTGCCCTTGTATTACTTTTGGACAAATTGCGGAGATCGTAGACAGAGGAACAACAT CATGCGTTGCTAGCGGAGCACTGTATGCATTAATTAATTGGTTGACTGGTTGTGGATGTTTGTACTCATGCTGCTATCGCTCCAAAATAAGGCGGCAGTACGCGTTGCAGGAGGGCTCTTGTGGGGATTGCATAGTTCATTGCTGCTGTGAGCACTGTGCCTTGTGCCAAGAGTATCGTGAGCTCAAACACCAAGGTTTCGACCTCAGCATCG GATGGCAAGGAAATGTGGAGCAACGGACCCAAGGAGTGATGACTGCAACGGCTCCTGTGATCCAAGGAGGCATGAATCGATAG
- the LOC126717674 gene encoding uncharacterized protein LOC126717674 isoform X1 encodes MAINDVDKRAKIVNILMHQEIYGKGLTLKASSRCTWLKKGIRSCTSNNNMEAERKCLNCPTFSQDMSKSSYLRLGANGVVVDGLLGWIRVELLTDGILIALIVLKVSASVDVKFL; translated from the exons atggCTATTAATGACGTTGATAAGAGGGCAAAAATTGTCAATATCCTTATGCACCAAGAAATTTATGGAAAAGGATTGACTTTAAAAGCATCAAGCAGATGTACATGGCTTAAGAAAGGAATCAG GTCATgcactagtaataataatatggAAGCCGAGAGGAAGTGCCTAAATTGTCCTACCTTTTCTCAGGATATGTCAAAGTCCTCCTATCTTAGACTCGGAGCCAATGGTGTT GTTGTTGATGGGCTATTGGGCTGGATAAGAGTTGAATTGTTGACTGATGGAATTTTGATTGCATTAATCGTCCTAAAAGTATCCGCATCAGTGgatgtaaaatttttataa